A DNA window from Pseudomonas wuhanensis contains the following coding sequences:
- a CDS encoding phosphopantetheine-binding protein, translating into MVPGHLHLIDALPLTPNGKLDRKALMALGGNPLQQRYEAPSTELQWEVATVWQEVLEVERVGLTDNFFQLGGHSLLATLVVTRIKERLGDKVPLKALFEADTLQAFCARIEALRVELSPVQDELAKSLEALKRLSLDDLEKLIS; encoded by the coding sequence ATGGTGCCGGGCCATCTGCACCTGATCGACGCGCTGCCGCTGACCCCCAACGGCAAGCTCGACCGCAAGGCCCTGATGGCGCTGGGGGGCAATCCGCTGCAACAGCGTTACGAAGCGCCAAGCACCGAGCTGCAATGGGAAGTGGCGACCGTCTGGCAAGAGGTGCTGGAAGTCGAGCGCGTTGGCCTCACGGACAACTTCTTCCAGCTGGGCGGGCATTCGTTGCTGGCGACGCTGGTGGTCACCCGGATCAAGGAGCGCCTGGGGGACAAGGTGCCGCTCAAGGCGCTGTTCGAAGCCGATACCCTGCAAGCGTTCTGCGCCCGCATCGAGGCGTTGCGCGTCGAATTGTCGCCGGTTCAGGACGAATTGGCTAAATCCCTGGAGGCCCTCAAACGTCTATCCCTCGATGATCTGGAAAAACTGATTTCTTGA